One Helicobacter pylori genomic window, AATGAAGCCCTTTTATGGATAGAAAACTCTTAAGATTATACCAGCCCTTAAACGCTTATTCTTACAACAGCGATTCGCTTTTTTTATACGATTTTTCACGCCCTTTTATCAAAAATAGCGGCGCGATTTTAGACATAGGCTCAGGGTGTGGGATTTTAGGCTTGCTCTGCGCTAGAGACAACCCGCTAGCGAGCGTTCATTTAGTGGAAAAGGATAGCAAAATGGCGTTTTGCTCCCAAAAAAACGCCCTTAAATTCCCTAACGCTCAAGTGTTTGAGGGCGATTTTTTAGATTTCAACCCTCCGATTTTGTATGATGCGATTGTGTGCAACCCTCCTTTTTATGCTTTAGGCTCTATCAAATCTCAAATTAAAGGGCATGCGAGGCACCAGAGCGAATTAGACTTCGCTTCTTTAGCGGCTAAAGTGAAAAAATGCCTGAAACCTAAAGGGTATTTTATTTTTTGCTATGAAGCCTTGTCGCTTTGCTTGGTCATAGAGGGTTTAAAAAGCACTAAACTCACGCTAGAAACTTTAAGGTTTGTCCAAAGTTTTAAAGACAAAAACGCCCATTTGATGCTTGGAGCGGCTAGGAATAATTCCAAAAGCGCTCTAAAAGTTTTGCCCCCTTTAATCACGCATAATTCCAAAAACCAAAGCGACAACACCAAAGAAGTTTTAAGCATCTATCAAATTTGTAACACCTATTCTATCAAAGCGCCTTTAGATTGAGGATTAAAAATGAAATGTTCGCATTGCCAGTTGGAGTTTAAAGAAAGCGAGCTTTTTAAAGAGACCATTAATCATAAAGAATTGCATTTTTGCTGTGCAGGGTGCGCTAGGGTGTATGCGTTATTATTAGATTTGAATTTAGAAAGTTTTTATGACAAGTTAAACGATTCCACTCTAGCCCCCGTAACGCCCCAAGATTCAATGAGCGCTTTGGAATTAGAACAGGCCCTTGAAGAAAACAATAAGGGCGAATTAATCCTTAATCTTTTGCTAGAAAAAACGCATTGCAACGCTTGCTTGTGGCTCAATCAAAAGGTTTTAGAGCGTTTAAGTGGGGTTAAAAAAGTGAGCGTGAATTTCACCACCCACCACTTGCAAATCGTGTTTGAGAAGTCCTTAAACCCTAAAGAGATTATTCAAAAAATTGAGAGTTTGGGCTATGGGGCTAAAATCTATAATGCAAAAAATTACGCTCTAAAAGCGCAAAAAGAGCAGCGCTCCTATTTGCTCACTTTGAGCGTGGGGTTTTTTGCCACCATGAATTTGATGTTTATTGCAATTGCCAAGTATGCAAGTTATGGTGGTGCGAGTTATGGCGGTGCGAATTATGGCACTGGCATGGATAAGCTTATGCAAAGGAATTTGGATCTCGTATCGCTCTTTTTAAGCTTGTTGGTGTTAGTGGTGGTGGGGCGTTTTTTTATTAAGGGGGCGTTTTATGGGCTAAAAAATGGCGTTTTGGGCATGGATTTGAGCGTGTCTTTTGGAGCGTTATCGGCGTTTGTTTATTCCATTTATGCCATGTTGGTGTCTCAAGAAACTTATTTTGAAGCGAGCAGCACGATTTTAACGCTTGTTTTTGGCTCTAAGTTTTTGGAATTAAAAGCCAGGCTGTTTGCGAATGAAAAATGTTTGGCCCTAGAATCGCATGAAATCCATAGCGTGATTGTTGTAGAAAATGGCAAACAGATAGAAAAACACCCTAAAGATGTGGCGATAGGCTCTGTTGTTTGGGTGCCAAGCGGGGCTAAAATCGCACTAGATGGCGTGCTTTTAAGTAATGCGAGCGTGGATGCGTCTTTGATCAGTGGGGAGTTTAAACCTTTGGAATTGGGGGTTAATGATCAAATTTTAGGGGGTTATGTGAATGTGGGCGTGCCTTTTAGCTATCAAGTGAGTGCTAATTTCCAAAACTCACGCCTTTCTGGTTTGTTAGAAACTTTAAAAAAGAGTTTTTTAGAAAAGCCCTTAATTGAGAGTAGCGCGAATCAAATTGCGGATATTTTTTCTAAAGCGGTGTTGTTTTTAGCCTTTGTAAGCTTTTTGTTATGGCAATTTGGTTTGGGGGGTGATTTTGAAAAAGCCTTAATGGTGTGTATTAGCGTGTTAGTTATCAGCTGCCCTTGCGCGTTCGCTTTGGCTACGCCCATTGCGTTAGTGATAGGGGTGTTTAAAAACCCTTTAATCGTGTTTAAAGAAGCGTTGTTTTTAGAAACCTTGGCTAAAGTGGAAAAAATCTTTATAGACAAAACCGGCACGCTCACGCAAAAAGAAGTCCTTTTAAAAGAAAAAATCATTTATGAAGAATTTGATGAAAGGCTTTTAAAGAGCCTTTTAAAAGTGAGGGAGCATTTAGCCCATAGCGCGATTCTTAAATCTCTAGATAGCGATGAGGTTAGTTTAGAAAAGATAGAGTTTTTCGCTCATGGCCTGAAAGCGAGCTATCAAAACGAAACCCTGCTAGTGGGGAGTTTGAAATTTTTAAACGCTATGGGGGTGGATATACCAATGAAAGAGAGCGCTAATATCATGGTAGGCTTTGCGAAAAATAAAACTTTATGTGCGTTATTCATTTTAGAAGAGCGTTTGAAAAGTAACGCTAAAGAAGTCGTTCAGGCTTTGCAAAATAAAGGTTTAGAATTGGAAATTTTAAGCGGGGATAATGAAAGCTCGGTTAAGGAGTGTGCGAAAAAATTAGGGATTTCTAAATATCATGCCCATTTGACCCCTGAAGATAAGGCTCAAACCATCAGCTCTTATAAGGGCGTTTGCGCGATGGTAGGCGATGGCAATAATGACGCGCTAGCCTTAAAACAAGCGAGCGTTTCTTTAGGGTTTGAAAAAAGCGCTTTGAGTAAAAGCGCATGCGATATTTTGCTTTTAGAAGAGGATTTGAGTTTGCTAAAAAAAGCGTTTGATAACGCTCAAAAAGTCTATCAAGTGGTGTTGCAAAACATTGTTTTGAGCTTGATTTATAACGCTATTTTAATCCCAGTCGCTATGCTAGGATACATCAACCCTTTAATAGCGAGTTTGAGCATGAGCGCTAGCTCTCTCTTAGTGGTTTTAAACTCTTTGAGGTTGAAACGCTCTTAAACAAACCACATCGTTTTGGCTAAAATGGCGATTAAAAAGCCAAAAGTTAGAGCGATAGGGTGGATATATTTACCAATAGGGTTTTTCTTGCCAAAAAACTTACACGATAAAGAAAAAAGTACCAAAAGAAAAATGCTTAACGCTAAAATCACTTTAAGCATGAGTATCTTTTGAAAAGGGGTTTCACACCAGCCTTTATCGCCCCCCATGTATTGGCCAAGCATCATGCCCCCTGTTAAAACAAGCCCCAAAACGCATAAGGGCATGATTTTGATCGCTCTTTGAGTGATTCCTGTATTCGCTTTATTGGCAAACTCTTCGCCAAACATTTTCTTCACATTAGGGAAAATTACCCCATCAAAAAACAAGTAGCCAATAAAAATAATGGCGCACAATAAATGAACAACCAACACATAAGGATAAATCGCATCCATTTAAAATCCTTTATTCATGGGAAAATTAAAGAGTTTTTAATCTACTATAAAAGGGTTTTATTGTCAAGTATCCCACTATTATGGGAATTTTAGGGGTGGTTTTTGTTTGACTTTTAAGATTGCAATTAGCTATAATAAAATAATTAAAAAAGTAACACTTAAGCGGAGACCCTAGAGAGTGGTGTTCAATTTTATGACAAAGAAGAAAAATAGGATGCAAGATTGCAAAATGGTTGGTAAAAATTTTAATCGTAAGGAATCTGTTTTGATAGCTCAATCTTTAGATATTTCTAAAAAAGGCTCGGTAATTTTAGGCGCTCTTTTGAGTTCGTTATGGCTGACAAACCCCTTAAATGCTCATGAAAAGAATGGCGCGTTTGTGGGGATTAGCTTGGAAGTGGGTAGGGCTGATCAAAAGACCAACGCTTATAAAAACGGCGAGTTGTTTCAAGTGCCTTTTGGCGATGTTTCGGCTAATGATAATGGCAAAGTTCCTGACGGGCAGACCGGTGGCTGCCAGCCAGCTTCAGGGACGCCAGGAACGCCAGGCTACACTAAAGCTAACTGCGTGGTCAATTGGACTTCTCGCACCATGCTTAGCACCAATAAAAACATTCCTGGCCGTAACCAGCCGATGTATGGGCTAGGCGTGATGACAGGCTATAAGCATTTTATCGGTAAAAAAAGGTGGTTTGGGTTGCGTTATTATGGCTTTTTTGATTATGGGCATACCAATTTCTCTAACTCCAGAGCCGCTAACGCTATATCGCCTTTTTATTTGAGCGATCAAAAAGCAGACATGTATACTTATGGTTTTGGCACAGACATGCTTTTTAACATTATAGATAAGCCTAAAGCCACAGCTGGGTTTTTTGTGGGCGTGAATTTTGCGGGTAACACTTGGACCAATAATCGTGTGGGGTATTTTAAGGACGGGTATGTTTATGGCGTCAATACGGACGCTGACGCTTACATGACTAACGCTGATGGCACGATCACATGCGGGGACACGACGCCGGCGAGTTGTGATGTGGGGATTAACCCTAATAGCGTCTATGCCACAGGAAAATTGAACGCTAAGGTGAATCACACGATTTTCCAATTTTTAGTAAATGTGGGCATTAGAACTAATATTTTTGAACACCATGGCATTGAGTTTGGTATCAAAATCCCCACGCTCCCTAACCACTTTTTCAAAGGCTCTACTACTATAAGAGCGAAAAAACAAGGCCCGCTAGAGAATGGCCAACCAACCACTATCACCGGAGCAGAAACCAATTTCAGCTTGACCCAAACCTTACGCCGTCAGTATTCTATGTATTTGCGCTATGTTTATACTTTTTAAATTTGGTAGGGGTTTTAGGCAGGGCTTATAGCTTAGAT contains:
- a CDS encoding tRNA1(Val) (adenine(37)-N6)-methyltransferase, translating into MDRKLLRLYQPLNAYSYNSDSLFLYDFSRPFIKNSGAILDIGSGCGILGLLCARDNPLASVHLVEKDSKMAFCSQKNALKFPNAQVFEGDFLDFNPPILYDAIVCNPPFYALGSIKSQIKGHARHQSELDFASLAAKVKKCLKPKGYFIFCYEALSLCLVIEGLKSTKLTLETLRFVQSFKDKNAHLMLGAARNNSKSALKVLPPLITHNSKNQSDNTKEVLSIYQICNTYSIKAPLD
- a CDS encoding heavy metal translocating P-type ATPase — protein: MKCSHCQLEFKESELFKETINHKELHFCCAGCARVYALLLDLNLESFYDKLNDSTLAPVTPQDSMSALELEQALEENNKGELILNLLLEKTHCNACLWLNQKVLERLSGVKKVSVNFTTHHLQIVFEKSLNPKEIIQKIESLGYGAKIYNAKNYALKAQKEQRSYLLTLSVGFFATMNLMFIAIAKYASYGGASYGGANYGTGMDKLMQRNLDLVSLFLSLLVLVVVGRFFIKGAFYGLKNGVLGMDLSVSFGALSAFVYSIYAMLVSQETYFEASSTILTLVFGSKFLELKARLFANEKCLALESHEIHSVIVVENGKQIEKHPKDVAIGSVVWVPSGAKIALDGVLLSNASVDASLISGEFKPLELGVNDQILGGYVNVGVPFSYQVSANFQNSRLSGLLETLKKSFLEKPLIESSANQIADIFSKAVLFLAFVSFLLWQFGLGGDFEKALMVCISVLVISCPCAFALATPIALVIGVFKNPLIVFKEALFLETLAKVEKIFIDKTGTLTQKEVLLKEKIIYEEFDERLLKSLLKVREHLAHSAILKSLDSDEVSLEKIEFFAHGLKASYQNETLLVGSLKFLNAMGVDIPMKESANIMVGFAKNKTLCALFILEERLKSNAKEVVQALQNKGLELEILSGDNESSVKECAKKLGISKYHAHLTPEDKAQTISSYKGVCAMVGDGNNDALALKQASVSLGFEKSALSKSACDILLLEEDLSLLKKAFDNAQKVYQVVLQNIVLSLIYNAILIPVAMLGYINPLIASLSMSASSLLVVLNSLRLKRS
- a CDS encoding CopD family copper resistance protein; protein product: MDAIYPYVLVVHLLCAIIFIGYLFFDGVIFPNVKKMFGEEFANKANTGITQRAIKIMPLCVLGLVLTGGMMLGQYMGGDKGWCETPFQKILMLKVILALSIFLLVLFSLSCKFFGKKNPIGKYIHPIALTFGFLIAILAKTMWFV
- a CDS encoding outer membrane protein translates to MVFNFMTKKKNRMQDCKMVGKNFNRKESVLIAQSLDISKKGSVILGALLSSLWLTNPLNAHEKNGAFVGISLEVGRADQKTNAYKNGELFQVPFGDVSANDNGKVPDGQTGGCQPASGTPGTPGYTKANCVVNWTSRTMLSTNKNIPGRNQPMYGLGVMTGYKHFIGKKRWFGLRYYGFFDYGHTNFSNSRAANAISPFYLSDQKADMYTYGFGTDMLFNIIDKPKATAGFFVGVNFAGNTWTNNRVGYFKDGYVYGVNTDADAYMTNADGTITCGDTTPASCDVGINPNSVYATGKLNAKVNHTIFQFLVNVGIRTNIFEHHGIEFGIKIPTLPNHFFKGSTTIRAKKQGPLENGQPTTITGAETNFSLTQTLRRQYSMYLRYVYTF